From Bacteroidales bacterium, the proteins below share one genomic window:
- a CDS encoding TonB-dependent receptor yields the protein MNLYAKAIPIDKRFLAKFLVLSSFSLSLLFCTLFSASASESISQKISLNLELKNAPLIEVINAIKSQSEFEFAYEANLETFMLNNVSLNVKNEKIENILEQIFKGTGISYLVKERIILLSKKEILKTLPNLQEVSVTGIVKDDDGPLPGVNILVKGTTQGTITDPNGKFSITVPDASAILVFSSVGYLSQEIALEGRNTLEIIMKQESTSLSELVVVGYGSQRKIDVTGSTNRLTSENMNKSIASSPIEMMQGRISGVNISQNNGEPGAGMSVRVRGSNSIRSGQDPLYVIDGVPLDNQDITPAGTTTAGISGSSNKNPISFLNPNDIESIDILKDASATAIYGARGANGVVLITTKKGEQGAGKITYDGYTGFSKIRKKLDILSANKFRSYIKADGTSLTDLGASNDWQDEIFQSGYTQSHDVSLSGGEKNNSYRASLGYLNQQGIVKTTDMKKVNGKISVTQKAFKNKAVFTGNLIASNVMDRRAPIGETGGYEGDVILTALKLNPTYPIYNPNGSYYQNSTTQRNPLAMLKLTNDITQTEQLIANLTGEFEIIKDLKYKLNIGYTRSSVERRINQNNELSYLPNNGEADINSIHAQNKLIENYLTYSKKVGEAHQFNFLLGTAYQYFKVTSSSLNVNGFVVKDILYTDNLRYGNFSAANSNSTANENELQSFFGRVNYGFNGKYLFTFTGRFDGSSKFGANNKYGFFPSTAFAWRISEEGFMKSISAISNLKLRLGWGQTGNQEIPNKISQISVGTNPSANGYFNGTLTPGITFLRTPNPNIQWETTTQTDLGLDFGLFRNRLTATIDLFHKQTEDVLLEITSKAPAATQTQWLNVPGLKIINNGIELGLDASIVDKADLTWDAGFNISHIKNEVKDLPVKLIETGNASGQGLSGTRVQVITNNNPIGTFYGRVFQGFDATGISIYKKDENGADVLEPIGSALPKFTFSFNTKVQYRKFDLSMFLYGVSGNKIYNNAANALFVKGALNNGSNVTTDVFNSNEATGNSNAYSSRFVENGSFLRLANVTLGYTFNTKSIGWISNARVYVTGNNLLLFTKYTGFDPEVNIDASQNGVPSIGMDFTSYPKARTFTLGISLQF from the coding sequence ATGAACCTATACGCAAAGGCAATTCCCATTGACAAAAGATTTTTAGCAAAATTTCTTGTTTTGTCAAGTTTCAGCCTATCACTATTGTTTTGTACTCTTTTTTCAGCATCTGCGAGCGAAAGCATTTCTCAAAAAATATCGCTGAACCTTGAGTTGAAAAATGCACCCCTAATTGAGGTAATCAATGCAATAAAAAGTCAATCCGAGTTCGAGTTTGCTTACGAAGCAAACTTGGAAACATTTATGCTAAACAATGTCTCTTTAAATGTTAAAAACGAAAAAATTGAAAACATTTTAGAGCAGATTTTTAAAGGTACGGGGATAAGTTACCTTGTAAAAGAACGAATAATACTTCTCTCTAAAAAGGAGATATTAAAAACCTTGCCTAATTTACAAGAAGTATCTGTTACTGGTATAGTAAAAGATGATGACGGTCCACTTCCTGGAGTAAATATCTTAGTTAAGGGTACAACACAGGGAACAATAACTGATCCAAATGGTAAATTTTCTATAACAGTACCTGATGCAAGTGCGATTCTTGTTTTTTCATCGGTGGGTTATCTCTCACAGGAAATAGCACTGGAAGGTCGTAACACTTTAGAGATAATCATGAAACAAGAATCAACGAGTCTCAGCGAGCTTGTAGTTGTTGGGTATGGTTCTCAGAGAAAGATTGATGTTACAGGATCTACCAATCGATTAACCTCTGAGAATATGAATAAGAGCATAGCATCCTCCCCTATTGAAATGATGCAAGGGCGTATTTCAGGGGTAAATATTTCGCAAAACAATGGTGAACCAGGAGCAGGCATGTCAGTTCGTGTACGCGGATCCAACTCTATTCGTTCAGGACAAGATCCATTATACGTAATTGACGGTGTTCCTCTTGACAATCAAGATATTACACCAGCAGGAACAACTACAGCAGGTATTAGCGGATCATCAAACAAAAATCCTATTAGCTTTTTAAACCCCAATGATATTGAGTCTATTGACATATTAAAAGATGCATCAGCAACTGCAATTTATGGTGCCCGCGGTGCTAACGGGGTTGTTTTGATCACTACAAAAAAAGGTGAACAGGGAGCGGGCAAAATAACCTATGATGGTTATACTGGTTTTTCAAAGATTCGGAAAAAACTGGATATTCTGTCAGCAAATAAATTTCGCTCATACATAAAGGCTGATGGAACATCACTTACCGATCTTGGCGCCAGCAATGACTGGCAGGATGAGATATTCCAGAGTGGTTATACTCAAAGTCATGATGTGAGCCTTAGCGGCGGAGAAAAAAATAATTCGTACCGTGCATCTCTCGGTTATCTGAATCAGCAAGGAATCGTAAAGACTACTGATATGAAAAAAGTAAACGGAAAGATCAGCGTAACCCAAAAAGCGTTTAAGAATAAAGCTGTATTTACAGGAAACCTAATTGCTTCGAATGTAATGGATCGCCGAGCACCTATAGGTGAAACAGGCGGTTATGAAGGAGATGTGATTTTAACAGCCCTAAAACTAAACCCCACTTACCCAATCTATAACCCCAATGGATCATACTATCAGAACTCCACTACCCAGCGCAATCCTCTTGCAATGCTTAAACTTACAAATGATATTACACAAACTGAGCAGCTGATTGCAAATCTAACTGGCGAGTTCGAGATAATAAAAGATCTGAAATATAAACTGAATATTGGTTATACTAGGAGTTCCGTTGAAAGAAGGATAAATCAGAATAATGAATTGAGCTATTTGCCAAATAATGGCGAGGCTGATATTAATTCGATTCATGCGCAAAACAAACTTATCGAAAACTATTTGACCTATTCAAAAAAAGTTGGAGAAGCTCATCAGTTTAATTTCCTATTGGGTACTGCTTACCAATACTTCAAGGTTACCAGTAGCTCGTTAAATGTTAATGGTTTTGTTGTTAAGGATATTCTATATACTGATAATCTCCGTTATGGAAATTTTTCCGCTGCAAATTCAAATTCCACTGCAAATGAAAACGAACTGCAATCGTTCTTTGGAAGGGTAAATTATGGGTTTAATGGAAAATATCTATTTACTTTCACCGGTAGATTTGATGGTTCTTCGAAATTCGGGGCTAACAATAAGTACGGTTTTTTCCCATCAACTGCATTTGCCTGGAGAATTTCAGAAGAAGGGTTCATGAAATCGATAAGTGCTATAAGCAATTTAAAATTGCGCCTCGGATGGGGTCAAACAGGTAATCAGGAAATTCCAAATAAGATATCACAGATTTCAGTGGGAACAAATCCTTCTGCCAACGGATATTTCAATGGCACATTGACCCCTGGTATCACTTTCTTGAGAACCCCAAATCCAAACATCCAATGGGAAACAACAACTCAAACCGATCTAGGATTAGACTTTGGTCTTTTTAGGAACAGGTTAACGGCAACGATTGATTTGTTTCACAAACAAACAGAGGATGTTTTGTTAGAAATCACATCCAAAGCCCCTGCGGCAACTCAAACACAATGGTTAAATGTACCCGGTCTGAAGATAATCAACAATGGGATCGAACTTGGATTAGATGCATCCATTGTTGATAAGGCTGATTTGACTTGGGATGCCGGATTCAATATTTCCCACATTAAAAACGAGGTTAAGGATTTGCCCGTTAAACTTATTGAAACAGGTAATGCAAGTGGACAAGGTCTTTCTGGTACACGTGTTCAAGTTATAACAAACAACAATCCTATTGGAACGTTTTACGGTCGCGTATTTCAGGGATTCGATGCTACCGGTATAAGTATTTATAAAAAGGATGAGAATGGTGCTGATGTGCTTGAACCTATCGGATCTGCTTTACCTAAATTTACTTTTAGTTTCAATACCAAGGTGCAGTATAGGAAATTCGATCTCAGCATGTTCTTGTATGGTGTGTCAGGTAACAAAATCTATAATAACGCGGCAAATGCCCTTTTTGTAAAAGGTGCTCTTAACAACGGCTCAAACGTAACAACCGATGTATTTAATTCAAACGAGGCAACTGGCAATTCGAATGCCTATTCTTCGCGATTTGTTGAAAATGGATCGTTTTTGAGACTTGCCAATGTAACTTTAGGTTATACCTTTAATACCAAATCAATTGGCTGGATTAGCAATGCAAGGGTTTATGTTACAGGAAATAATCTACTCCTTTTCACTAAATATACCGGATTTGATCCTGAGGTGAATATTGATGCGAGTCAAAACGGAGTACCATCTATTGGTATGGACTTTACCTCCTATCCCAAAGCCCGAACATTTACTTTAGGTATTAGCCTTCAATTTTAA
- a CDS encoding FecR family protein, translating into MTDHIKELLIKKIQGKCSSEEELQLQIWLIESEENRNIFFQYKMYWQAQKIKAYSNENQLNAALEKYNQRIDNILSKEKKIKIFKGLKWAALVLALACLPTLCFYLKTNKSVATLITESVALKGDIKVINLTDGTRVWLNKGSTVCYPSNFEHIERTLYLEGEAFLDVKKDSAHPFIVKTQAIQIKVFGTSFNINTRCKDNVVQTTLVEGSVVILDDKGKKITSLSPGQMASVDINSKKVKIKGVNPKYYTSWRTGEVYLENANLVDIITKIEEVYGIRIQFDTHLASKNVNQKRYNFIFHRSQPVDTVFEMLNFIAPCKFVKKDNKQNLKDLPK; encoded by the coding sequence GTGACAGATCATATCAAAGAACTCCTTATAAAAAAAATTCAAGGAAAGTGCTCCTCAGAAGAAGAATTACAGCTTCAAATTTGGTTAATTGAATCGGAGGAAAACAGGAACATCTTCTTTCAGTACAAAATGTATTGGCAGGCTCAGAAGATAAAAGCCTATTCCAATGAAAACCAATTAAATGCGGCGTTGGAAAAATACAATCAAAGGATCGATAACATTCTATCAAAAGAAAAAAAGATAAAAATCTTTAAAGGCTTAAAGTGGGCTGCTCTTGTTTTAGCATTAGCATGCTTGCCTACTTTATGCTTTTATTTAAAAACGAATAAGAGTGTGGCAACTCTGATTACGGAATCTGTTGCACTTAAAGGTGATATTAAAGTAATAAATTTAACGGACGGGACAAGAGTGTGGTTAAATAAAGGTTCAACTGTTTGTTACCCATCAAATTTTGAACACATAGAACGAACTCTTTACCTCGAAGGTGAAGCTTTCCTTGATGTGAAAAAAGATTCCGCTCATCCATTTATTGTTAAAACCCAAGCCATTCAAATTAAAGTATTTGGTACTTCCTTCAATATAAATACAAGATGCAAAGATAATGTTGTGCAAACCACGCTTGTTGAAGGATCTGTAGTGATTCTTGATGACAAAGGGAAAAAAATTACATCGCTTAGTCCAGGACAGATGGCTTCAGTGGATATTAATTCTAAAAAAGTAAAAATAAAGGGAGTAAATCCCAAATACTACACCTCATGGAGAACAGGAGAGGTGTATCTTGAAAACGCCAACCTAGTTGATATCATTACAAAAATTGAAGAAGTGTATGGAATTAGGATTCAATTTGATACACACCTCGCTTCAAAAAATGTGAATCAAAAAAGGTACAATTTTATATTTCATAGAAGCCAGCCTGTGGATACTGTTTTTGAAATGCTGAATTTCATTGCCCCGTGTAAGTTTGTTAAAAAAGATAATAAACAAAACCTGAAGGATCTCCCAAAATAG
- a CDS encoding RNA polymerase sigma-70 factor translates to MNNKTRTSIQKLPAKYNRDAYNQIFKEYYPRLLAYGELFLDTQEAEDIVQDVLVYIWENSESIEIHTSLEKYLFKAVFRRCLNQIKHQQIRKEHNQLVTKELLDFETQYFDPDQNDSIQNFFSEEIREEIDKALVSLTSKCREAFTLSYIHEMKTKEIALEMLISERTVETHVYNALKILRTKLKKIYLLSIWFC, encoded by the coding sequence GTGAATAATAAAACAAGAACGTCTATTCAAAAATTACCTGCTAAGTACAATAGAGATGCATATAACCAAATATTTAAAGAGTACTATCCTCGATTATTAGCTTATGGCGAACTCTTTTTGGATACTCAGGAGGCAGAAGATATTGTTCAAGATGTTCTGGTATATATTTGGGAAAACTCCGAAAGCATTGAGATTCACACCTCTCTAGAAAAATATTTATTTAAAGCGGTATTTCGACGATGTCTAAACCAGATTAAGCACCAACAAATTCGCAAAGAGCATAATCAATTAGTTACCAAAGAACTGCTTGACTTTGAAACTCAGTACTTCGACCCTGATCAAAATGATTCTATTCAAAATTTTTTTTCAGAGGAGATCCGTGAGGAGATTGACAAGGCATTGGTAAGCTTGACCAGCAAATGCAGAGAGGCTTTCACCTTAAGTTACATTCATGAAATGAAAACCAAAGAAATTGCACTGGAAATGCTTATTTCGGAACGAACAGTTGAAACCCACGTATACAATGCTCTCAAAATCCTCCGAACAAAACTTAAAAAAATTTATCTCCTCTCTATCTGGTTTTGTTAA
- a CDS encoding T9SS type A sorting domain-containing protein — translation MKTILSLVIGITFSVTINAQTILTFKTHGLVPNEKNPMVLTKYVDPGIEGQNVVWDFSMLEATNSFTGNVQNPYSLKNIGGFETANTVLEEFGSYFFFNATSYQLEQYGYVSNSGIISIEYTKPFVKMRYPFSFSSSYSGVFEGKYNSNNKPIGDIIGNYQVTGDGIGTLILPGKKSFLNALRIKEVKSYKQKINESTTSIEEITYRWYVNEHRFPILVLINSAYTFENGQNSTSTKAAYNSNVISSSMLNNNDGDNIKLDVFPNPYHEKANINLHIDNRSDVKITVYDIIGKKIAIITDKSEDAGDLTYSFSAKEIGLANGTYIIKVKVNSKEITKKIIEL, via the coding sequence ATGAAAACAATTCTATCTCTTGTGATTGGAATTACATTTTCAGTTACTATCAATGCTCAAACAATTCTTACATTCAAAACGCATGGGTTAGTGCCAAATGAGAAGAATCCCATGGTACTCACAAAGTATGTTGATCCTGGCATTGAAGGGCAAAATGTTGTTTGGGACTTCTCCATGTTAGAGGCAACAAATAGTTTTACAGGAAATGTCCAAAACCCCTACTCTTTAAAAAATATTGGTGGATTTGAGACTGCAAATACAGTACTTGAAGAATTCGGTAGCTATTTTTTCTTCAATGCAACCAGTTATCAACTAGAACAATACGGTTACGTGTCTAATAGTGGAATTATCTCTATTGAGTATACAAAACCATTTGTAAAGATGCGCTACCCCTTTTCCTTTAGCAGCAGCTACTCAGGAGTTTTCGAGGGGAAATATAACTCTAACAATAAGCCTATTGGTGATATTATAGGTAATTACCAAGTTACTGGAGATGGGATTGGTACATTAATTCTTCCAGGGAAAAAATCTTTCCTTAATGCACTTCGAATTAAGGAAGTGAAGAGTTACAAACAAAAAATAAACGAGAGCACTACGAGTATTGAAGAGATAACCTATAGATGGTACGTTAATGAGCATAGGTTTCCAATTCTTGTATTAATTAACTCCGCTTACACTTTTGAGAATGGGCAAAATAGCACCTCAACAAAGGCTGCCTATAATTCAAATGTTATCTCATCAAGTATGCTTAATAATAACGATGGCGACAATATAAAACTTGATGTATTTCCGAATCCTTATCATGAAAAAGCTAATATTAATTTACATATTGATAATAGATCAGATGTAAAAATAACTGTTTATGATATTATTGGTAAGAAAATAGCAATCATTACAGATAAGTCGGAAGATGCAGGCGATTTAACCTATAGTTTTTCCGCAAAGGAAATTGGTTTAGCAAATGGCACCTATATTATAAAGGTAAAAGTGAACAGTAAGGAAATTACTAAAAAGATAATTGAACTATAA
- a CDS encoding ABC transporter permease subunit, giving the protein MKNLIKIEFIKTFGYPGFRTIILLHAILFLLVTTIGSQINLNIQGLRIDKLFAFPHIWATFSWIGSWFNLLLGIIVIILVGNEHQFRTFRKQLIDGLSRNQILYSKMVIITILALYALLIVLLTGFVFGLIYSNNISLSDIFEKTSYVLVLFVQSFAYMMLGMLFALIFKSNALSIVTFILFFFPIEPILRVFFPSQIDQFFPIKIISNLTPMPDFVGITTSDLIQINGSSPASFQNMGITTESLSVGISTLVCIGYITVFYFIAKQIVKRYNF; this is encoded by the coding sequence ATGAAGAATCTAATCAAAATCGAATTCATTAAAACTTTTGGATATCCTGGTTTTCGAACAATAATATTGTTACATGCTATTCTTTTTCTGCTGGTAACTACCATTGGATCACAAATCAATTTGAATATACAAGGGTTAAGAATCGACAAACTTTTTGCATTCCCACATATCTGGGCAACATTTTCGTGGATTGGCAGTTGGTTCAACCTACTATTAGGCATTATAGTTATTATCCTTGTAGGAAACGAACATCAATTTCGTACATTTAGGAAGCAACTAATTGATGGATTGAGTCGCAATCAGATCCTCTACTCTAAAATGGTTATCATTACTATTCTTGCTTTATACGCTTTATTAATTGTTCTATTAACGGGATTTGTTTTCGGCTTAATTTACTCCAATAATATTTCGCTAAGTGATATTTTTGAAAAGACCTCTTATGTGTTAGTACTCTTTGTTCAGTCATTCGCATACATGATGCTTGGTATGCTTTTCGCTTTGATATTTAAAAGTAATGCATTATCTATTGTAACCTTTATACTATTCTTTTTCCCAATCGAACCCATATTAAGAGTTTTTTTTCCATCTCAAATAGACCAATTCTTCCCTATTAAAATTATATCAAACCTGACTCCAATGCCAGATTTTGTTGGCATAACAACAAGCGATCTAATTCAAATAAATGGATCGTCACCAGCAAGTTTCCAGAACATGGGAATAACAACAGAATCGCTATCAGTTGGAATATCTACGCTAGTTTGCATAGGGTACATTACTGTTTTTTACTTTATTGCAAAACAAATAGTTAAGCGATACAATTTTTAA
- a CDS encoding ABC transporter ATP-binding protein, with the protein METILNVESISKVFGSITAVDQLSFKVQRGEVIGMLGPNGSGKTTTLSIILSVKQASRGHFSWFNGLSGEVANRKIGSLLEVPYFYPYLNLEKNLAITALARGRGENDIPRVLDEVGLLKRSKSSYYTLSLGMKQRLALASTLIGDPEILIFDEPTNGLDPEGIAEVRELIKSQAVKGKTIIMASHILDEVEKVCSSVIILKKGKCIASGKVSELLNEKQVVIIETDDFDLLSVLINQNNNCKVLSKENKQFTIEIEAGYTPSDLNAWLFSQGIILSRLEPKHLTLESQFLELVGKTQNL; encoded by the coding sequence GTGGAAACTATTTTAAATGTTGAATCTATAAGCAAAGTGTTTGGCAGTATCACTGCAGTTGATCAATTGTCTTTTAAAGTTCAAAGGGGAGAAGTAATTGGAATGCTTGGACCAAATGGAAGTGGAAAAACTACTACACTTTCAATTATTCTTTCGGTTAAACAAGCATCAAGAGGACATTTCAGTTGGTTTAATGGACTTTCAGGCGAAGTAGCTAATAGAAAAATTGGCTCACTCCTAGAAGTGCCATATTTTTATCCTTACCTTAATCTCGAAAAAAATTTGGCAATCACAGCACTTGCAAGAGGTAGGGGAGAAAATGATATTCCTAGAGTTTTAGATGAAGTTGGTCTTCTAAAGCGAAGTAAATCATCCTACTATACTCTCTCCCTTGGCATGAAACAACGATTAGCCTTGGCAAGTACGCTGATTGGAGATCCTGAAATCCTCATTTTTGATGAGCCAACAAACGGGCTCGATCCAGAAGGAATTGCAGAAGTTAGGGAACTTATTAAATCCCAAGCTGTAAAAGGAAAAACTATTATCATGGCAAGTCATATCCTCGATGAGGTTGAAAAGGTTTGCTCCAGCGTAATAATTCTCAAAAAAGGGAAGTGCATTGCTTCTGGAAAAGTTTCGGAGCTGTTGAATGAAAAGCAAGTTGTCATTATTGAAACGGATGATTTTGATCTTCTTTCCGTATTAATTAACCAAAACAATAACTGTAAAGTTCTTAGTAAAGAGAATAAACAGTTCACTATTGAAATTGAAGCAGGTTATACACCATCCGATTTGAACGCTTGGCTATTCAGTCAAGGCATCATTTTAAGCCGATTAGAGCCAAAGCATCTAACCTTAGAATCTCAATTTTTAGAACTTGTTGGTAAAACACAGAATTTATAG
- the recQ gene encoding DNA helicase RecQ translates to MSINAEISLNEYLNKYFGFNTFKGNQEVIIRNVLAGNDTFVLMPTGGGKSLCYQLPALIMNGTAIIISPLIALMKNQVDSMRSFSVEDGVAHFMNSSLNKAQIQKVRQDVTSGVTKMLYVAPESLTKEENIQFLKQVNISFYAIDEAHCISEWGHDFRPEYRRIRPIINEIGTAPLIALTATATPKVQSDIQKNLGMLDASVFKSSFNRPNLYYEIRPKVNATKEIIRYIKNNTGKSGIIYCLSRKKVEELAEVLKVNGIKVLPYHAGMDSATRSGNQDKFLMEDVDVIVATIAFGMGIDKPDVRYVIHYDIPKSLEGYYQETGRSGRDGGEGQCLTFYSYKDIQKLEKFMQGKPVAEQEIGKQLLLETVSYAESSVCRRKMLLHYFGEEYKEDNCGSCDNCLHPKQQFEGHEYLQMILETVVAVKEKFKADHIVNILTGNANTAIKSYKHNKLETFGEGAEKDVRFWNAIFRQTMVMKFLDKDIDNYGLLLLTDKGREFLAKPYDIMFTQDHEYEEADDDETGAPQMGKSGAVDEELFNMLKDLRKKTAKKKNLPPFVIFQDPSLEDMSIQYPITIEELQNITGVGAGKAKRYGKEFIDLIKSYVEDKEIIRPQDMVVKSIANKSLLKVYIVQSIDRKMDLDDIANAKNLEMPELLNEIEAIVNSGTKINIDYYIDKTIEEEKREEIFSYFHEQAESESLEEAMKYLGEEDFNEEEVRLIRIKFLSELGN, encoded by the coding sequence ATGAGTATTAATGCGGAAATCTCCCTAAATGAGTATTTAAATAAATATTTTGGATTTAATACTTTTAAGGGAAATCAGGAGGTCATCATTCGGAATGTTTTAGCAGGTAACGACACTTTTGTGTTAATGCCAACTGGGGGTGGGAAGTCACTTTGCTATCAATTGCCTGCTTTAATAATGAATGGAACAGCCATTATCATATCACCGTTAATTGCATTGATGAAAAATCAAGTTGATTCAATGCGTAGTTTCAGTGTTGAAGATGGTGTTGCACATTTCATGAACTCATCTCTTAATAAAGCCCAGATACAAAAGGTTAGGCAGGATGTTACCAGTGGGGTTACAAAAATGCTTTACGTTGCCCCAGAATCTCTAACAAAAGAAGAAAATATACAGTTTCTAAAACAGGTAAATATTTCGTTCTATGCTATTGACGAAGCACACTGTATTTCTGAGTGGGGTCATGATTTCAGACCAGAATACCGACGAATTCGTCCAATAATTAACGAAATAGGTACCGCTCCGTTGATTGCCCTCACAGCAACAGCAACCCCGAAAGTCCAGAGCGATATTCAAAAAAACCTTGGAATGCTTGATGCTAGTGTATTTAAATCATCTTTCAATCGGCCCAATCTTTACTACGAAATTAGACCCAAAGTTAATGCTACCAAGGAGATCATCAGGTATATCAAAAATAATACAGGAAAATCTGGGATTATTTACTGTTTAAGTCGAAAAAAGGTAGAAGAACTTGCTGAGGTATTAAAAGTCAATGGTATTAAAGTTCTCCCTTACCATGCAGGAATGGATTCTGCAACCCGATCAGGCAATCAGGATAAATTTCTCATGGAAGATGTAGACGTTATTGTTGCTACCATTGCATTTGGTATGGGTATTGACAAACCTGATGTCCGTTATGTTATCCATTATGATATTCCAAAGAGTTTAGAGGGTTACTATCAGGAAACTGGTCGTTCTGGGCGAGATGGAGGCGAGGGTCAGTGCTTAACATTTTATAGCTATAAAGATATTCAGAAGCTTGAAAAGTTTATGCAAGGAAAACCTGTAGCAGAACAGGAAATTGGCAAACAACTTCTTTTAGAAACAGTATCGTATGCTGAATCATCAGTTTGTAGGAGAAAAATGCTTCTACACTATTTCGGAGAAGAATATAAAGAGGATAATTGTGGATCATGCGATAATTGCTTACATCCTAAGCAACAATTTGAAGGACACGAGTATCTACAAATGATTCTTGAAACTGTTGTTGCAGTTAAAGAGAAATTTAAAGCAGATCATATTGTCAATATTCTCACCGGAAATGCCAATACTGCTATTAAATCATACAAACACAATAAACTTGAAACTTTCGGTGAAGGTGCCGAAAAAGATGTTAGGTTCTGGAATGCCATTTTTCGCCAAACCATGGTAATGAAATTCTTAGATAAAGATATAGATAATTATGGTTTGCTGTTGTTAACTGATAAAGGTCGAGAATTTTTGGCAAAGCCTTACGATATCATGTTCACCCAAGATCATGAATACGAAGAGGCCGATGACGATGAAACAGGAGCACCCCAGATGGGTAAATCTGGTGCTGTAGATGAGGAACTCTTTAATATGCTCAAGGATTTAAGGAAAAAAACAGCTAAAAAGAAGAACCTTCCTCCCTTTGTTATATTTCAAGATCCCTCGCTTGAGGATATGTCAATACAATATCCGATTACTATTGAAGAATTACAAAATATCACAGGTGTTGGTGCGGGAAAAGCAAAACGTTATGGAAAAGAATTTATTGACCTAATCAAATCGTATGTTGAAGATAAGGAGATTATCCGGCCTCAAGATATGGTTGTGAAGTCAATCGCTAATAAGTCCCTTCTAAAGGTATACATTGTTCAGAGCATAGATCGTAAAATGGACTTAGATGATATTGCAAATGCAAAGAATCTTGAAATGCCCGAACTCCTTAATGAAATTGAAGCTATAGTTAATTCTGGTACTAAAATAAATATCGATTACTATATAGATAAAACGATTGAAGAGGAAAAGCGTGAAGAAATTTTCTCATATTTCCACGAGCAAGCTGAATCAGAGTCTTTAGAAGAGGCTATGAAGTATCTGGGCGAAGAAGATTTTAATGAAGAGGAAGTTAGGCTTATCCGAATCAAATTCCTCTCTGAACTAGGAAACTAA
- a CDS encoding KpsF/GutQ family sugar-phosphate isomerase, translated as MTNSIKQLAIQTIKTEAEAIGKLALYIDDDFEKSVLLLYNIKGRVIVTGIGKSAIIANKIVATLNSTGTPAIFMHAADAIHGDLGIIQPDDVIVCLSKSGNTPEIKVLVPLIRNLGNKIIAVVSNTSSYLAQKSDYVLKATVDKEACPNNLAPTSSTTAQLVIGDALAVCLLKLRGFSPEDFARVHPGGSLGKKLYMRVSDIFSEENAPKVNLDDKIRTIILEMTSKRLGATAVITENGMVAGIITDGDLRRMLQKNDSVENLTAKDIMSVNPKTIDKAEMAIHAYNKMESHKITQLIVTEKDKYVGMIHLHDILKEGLV; from the coding sequence ATGACAAATAGCATAAAACAGCTGGCAATTCAGACAATAAAAACTGAAGCTGAAGCAATAGGAAAACTGGCTTTGTATATAGATGATGACTTTGAAAAGAGTGTTTTATTGCTCTATAACATAAAGGGAAGGGTTATTGTGACGGGGATTGGTAAAAGTGCAATTATTGCAAATAAAATAGTTGCAACCCTCAACTCAACTGGAACACCTGCAATATTCATGCATGCAGCAGATGCTATACATGGAGATTTGGGAATAATCCAACCTGATGATGTTATTGTATGCCTTTCAAAGAGTGGTAATACACCCGAAATTAAAGTTCTAGTTCCATTAATTAGGAATTTAGGCAATAAAATTATAGCAGTAGTTTCAAATACTTCTTCCTATTTGGCTCAAAAGTCTGATTATGTGTTGAAGGCAACCGTTGACAAAGAAGCATGTCCAAATAACCTAGCCCCAACATCAAGCACAACGGCTCAATTGGTTATAGGTGATGCTCTTGCCGTTTGTTTGCTGAAACTTAGAGGTTTTTCACCTGAAGATTTTGCAAGAGTTCATCCTGGTGGTTCATTAGGGAAAAAACTATATATGAGGGTTTCAGATATTTTTTCTGAAGAAAATGCACCCAAAGTAAATTTAGATGATAAAATAAGAACAATTATTCTTGAAATGACATCTAAAAGACTTGGTGCAACTGCAGTAATTACTGAAAATGGTATGGTAGCCGGGATAATTACTGATGGCGATTTACGACGAATGCTTCAGAAAAATGATTCTGTTGAAAACCTTACTGCTAAAGACATTATGTCGGTAAATCCGAAAACGATTGACAAAGCGGAAATGGCAATCCACGCTTATAATAAAATGGAATCGCACAAAATTACCCAGTTGATTGTTACTGAAAAAGATAAATATGTTGGCATGATTCATCTTCATGATATTTTGAAAGAGGGTCTTGTTTAA